Within the Pengzhenrongella sicca genome, the region GTCTCCCCGGTGCCGCTCGACGTGCACCTGATGATCGAGGACCCGGACCGTTGGGCACCCGGGTTCGCCGAGGCCGGCGCCGCCTCGGTGACCTTCCACGCCGAGGCTGCGCAGGCTCCGGTCCGGCTGGCGCGAGAGCTGCGGCGGCTCGGCGCCCGGGCCGGGCTCGCGCTGCGCCCGGCGACGCCGGTCGAGCCGTTCCTCGACCTGCTCGCGGAGGTCGACATGCTGCTCGTGATGACCGTCGAGCCCGGCTTCGGCGGCCAGTCGTTCATCGATGGCACCCTGCCGAAGATCCGCCGCGCGCGCGCCGCGATCGCCGACGCCGGCCTCGACGTCTGGGTCCAGGTCGACGGCGGGGTGTCTCGGCAGACGATCGAGCGCATCGCCGACGCCGGCGCGAACGTCTTCGTCGCGGGCTCGGCCGTGTACGGCGCGGACAGCCCTGCCGCCGAGATCGACGCCCTGCGCGCCCTGGCAACGTCCGCCCAGCACGTGCACTGAGCCCACCGGCGGGTGTCCCGCGGCTCCCAGCGGGTAAGCCGTGCACAGGCTCGAGCTTGCCGCGCGCCCGCTCGGGCCTGCCCCGCGGGGAGCACGGTCGGGCTGTGGCATGATCGCGGTAGAACACACACGTGCTCCGGGGTCGGTGAAAATCCGAGCCGGCGGTGACAGTCCGCGACCCGATCGAGACCCCTGCCCGGGGAATCGAGCGGTTGACCTGGTGAAACTCCGGGACCGACGGTGAAAGTCCGGATGGGAGGAGCAACGTGGCGGTGTGCGCGGCCTCGGCCGTCGCACCCGTGGTGACGCGCGCGCTCCCCGAGCGCTCGCGCCGCCCATCGTCCCCGGAGCCGCTCAGGCACGGGAGGCTGCATGGCGATCACCGGCACCGCACGACGCGACGACGCGCCGCGCGTCGGCACCGCGACCCGCTCCGACCCAGCGCAGCATTTCGCCCCCGCGCCCCACGCCGACCGTGAGCACGACGTGGAGCTCGCCGCCATGGACCTCGCCCTCGACCTCGCCCGCCGCGGCCCGGCCCACGGGCCGAACCCCCAGGTCGGCTGCGTGCTGCTCGCCGCGCCGTCGCTGACCGACCCGCCCGCCGCCGACCCGTCCGCCGCCGGCGACCTCGCCGGCCGGGTGCTCGCGCAGGGCTGGCACCGGGGCGCCGGCACGCCGCACGCCGAGGCGGCCGCGCTCGCCGCAGCGCGCGTGGCAGGCGTCGACGTGCGCGACGCGACGGCGGTCGTCACCCTCGAGCCGTGCAACCACACCGGCCGCACCGGTCCGTGCGCGAAGGCGCTGCTCGATGCGGGGATCGCACGCGTCGTGATCGCGGTGGCGGACCCGAACCGGGTCGCGGCGGGCGGCGCGGACGTCCTGCGCGCCGCGGGCGTCGACGTCGAGGTCGGGGTGCGCGAGGCCGCCGGCCGCGAACTGCTGCGCACCTGGCTCGCCGCCGTCGAGCGCGAGCGACCGTTCGTCACCCTCAAGCTCGCGACCAGCCTCGACGGCCGGATAGCCGCGCGCGACGGCTCGAGCCGGTGGATCACGTCCGACGTCGCCCGCCAGCACGCGCACGACCTGCGCGCCCAGGTCGACGCCATCGCCGTCGGCACCGGCACCGCCCTCACCGACGACCCGACGCTCACCGCGCGCAACGCCGCCGGCGAGCTCACGGGCCACCAGCCGCTGCGGGTCGTCGTCGGCGACCGCGAGCTCCCGGCGACGGCGCGCCTGCGCGGCCCCGGCGGCGAGCTCGTGCACCTGCGCACGCACGACGTCGGCAAGGTGCTCGCCGAGCTGCACCGCCGCGAGGTGCGCCACCTGCTCGTCGAGGGCGGGCCGACCCTGGCGGCCGCCTTCCTGCGCGCGGGCGTCGTCGACGAGATCCACGCCTACGTCGCGCCCGTGCTGCTCGGGGCCGGCGCCGCCGCCGTCGCCGACCTCGGCATCGACTCGATCGGCGGGGCGCTGCGCTTCGTCGCGCGCGACCCGGTCCCGCTCGGGCCGGACGTGCTCATCGTCGCGACCCCCACGCCCCGTACCCAGAAGGAGACCTGATGTTCACCGGAATCATCGAGGAGCTCGGCACGGTCGTCGCGCTCGAGCGCGCGAGCGGCCCGGCGGGCGGCCGGGACGCCGACGCCCGGATCACCGTCCGCGGCCCGCTGGTCACGTCCGACGCCGCGCTCGGCGACTCGATCTCCGTCGCCGGGGTGTGCCTGACGGTCGCGGCGCTGGGCGAGGGCACCTTCACGTCGGACGTCATGCCCGAGTCCCTGCGCCGCACCTCCCTCGGCGACCTCGAGCCCGGCGCAGCCGTCAACCTCGAGCGCGCGGTCCGCGCCGACGGCCGGCTCGGGGGGCACGTCGTGTCCGGGCACGTCGACGGCGTCGGCCGCATCCTGAGCCGCGCCCCCGGGCCGCGGTGGGACGACGTCGTCGTCGCGATGCCACCCGAGCTCGCCGGCTACGTCGCCGAGAAGGGCTCGATCACGATCAGCGGCGTCTCGCTCACCGTGACGACCGTCGGCCCGGACAGCTTCGGGGTGAGCCTGATCCCGACAACGCTCGCCGCGACGACCCTCGGGGCGCTGCGCGTCGGCGACCCCGTCAACCTGGAGGTAGATGTGATGGCGAAGTACGTCGAGCGACTGCTCACCACGGCCGGGGTGCTCCGATGAGCCGTCCCGCCGCGGCGGCGCTGCCGACGCCGCGCGACCCGGCCGCCGACGCCCCGCGCCCCGCGGGCGCCGACGGCGAGATCCGGCTCGGCACCATCGAGCAGGCGCTGGACGCGCTGCGCGAGGGCCGCCCGGTGCTGGTCGCCGACTCGCCGGACCGCGAGAACGAGGCCGACGTCGTGCTCGCGGCCGGCTCCGCGACGCCCGAGTGGATCGCCTGGACCATCCGGCACTCGTCGGGCTACCTGTGCGCGCCGATGACCTCCGAACGCGCGGACGCCCTGGAGCTGCCGCTGATGGTCCCGCACAGCCAGGACCCGCGCCGCACCGCGTACACCGTGACCGTCGACGCGGCGCGCGGCGTCACGACCGGCATCTCCGCGCACGACCGGGCGCGCACCCTCCGGGTCCTGGCCAACCCGGGCTCGGGCGCCGTCGACCTGATCCGGCCCGGGCATGTGCTGCCGCTGCGCGCCGTCCCGGGCGGGGTACTGCACCGCGCGGGTCACACCGAGGCGGCCGTCGACCTGTGCCGGCTCGCCGGTCTCGCGCCCGTCGGCGCGATCTCCGAGCTCGTCAACGACGACGGCACCATGATGCGGCTCGGCCAGGCCGCTCACCTGGCCGTCCGGGACGAGCTGGTGCTCATCACGATCGCCGACCTGATCGCGTGGCGCCGCGCGCACGGCGACGTCCCGGCGACGGCGGCGGCCGACGACGACGGCGCCCCGGCGATGCCGCGCGTGCACGCCGGCGCGATCGCTGCGCTGCCCACCCGGCACGGGACGTTCCGCGTGCACTCCTACCGGGACCTGCGCACCGGCGCCGACCACGTCGCGCTCGTGTCGGTCCAGCCGTGGGCGGGCACCCCGATCGTCCGGGTGCACTCCGAGTGCCTCACCGGCGACGCGTTCAGCTCGCTGCGTTGCGACTGCGGCCCGCAGCTCGACGCCTCGCTCGAGCGGGCGGCCGCCGAGGGCGGCATCGTCGTCTACGTGCGCGGCCACGAGGGCCGCGGGATCGGGCTCGCGTCCAAGATCGCGGCCTACGAGCTCCAGGACTCCGGCCGGGACACCGTGCAGGCGAACCTCGACCTCGGCTGGCCCGCAGACCGGCGCGAGTACGGCGCCGCGGCGGCGATCCTCACCGACCTCGGCGCCCGCCGCGTGCGGCTGCTCACCAACAACCCGGCGAAGGTCCTCGGCCTGCGCGCGCACGGCGTCGAGGTCACCGAGATGATCGGTCTCGAGGTCGGCCACACCCCGCAGAACGCCGGCTACCTGCACACGAAGGCGGCCGAGATGGGCCACCTGCTCACCCACCCCGCTGGCGGCCCCGCCGGCGCAACCCACCTGCCCGTCACCCCCGAGGAGATCCCCACATGAGCGGTACCGGAGCACCCGACCTGCAGGTCGACGGCAGCGGCTTGTACGTCACCATCGTCGCCGCACGCTGGCACACCGTCGTCATGGACGGCCTGCTCGCGGGCGCGCGGCGCGCGCTGGTCGCCGCCGGCGTCACGGAGATCCGCGAGGTCCGCGTGCCCGGCTCGTTCGAGCTGCCCATCGCGGCGTCGCGCGCCGCCCACCACCGCGCGGACGCGATCGTCGCGCTCGGCGTCGTCATCCGCGGCGGCACCCCGCACTTCGAGTACGTCTGCCAGGCCGCGACCCAGGGCCTGTCCGACGTCGCGCTGCGCTCGGGCGTCCCGGTCGGGTTCGGGCTGCTGACCTGCGACGACGAGGCGCAGGCCATCGACCGCGCCGGGCTGCCCGGCTCGCACGAGGACAAGGGCGCCGACGCGGCGAACGCCGCGATCGCGACCGTCCTCGCCCTGCGCGGCATCTGACCGTGGGAGTGCTCGGCTGGCTCTTCGACGCCCAGGTCTCGATCGCCGGGCACCCCATCCTGTGGCGCGAGATCATCGGGAACCTGTTCGGCCTCGCGTCCGCCGTGGGCGGGTTGCGCCGCCAGATCTGGGCCTGGCCGGTCGGCATCGTGGGCAACGCGCTGCTGTTCACCGTCTTCCTCGGCGGCGTGTTCAACACCCCGCAGGCGACGGACCTGTACGGCCAGGCCGGCCGGCAGGTGTTCTTCATCGCCGTCGCGGTCTACGGCTGGGTGCGCTGGAGCTCGACCCGCCGCGCGAGCGGGGGCGAGGGCCCGGCCGTCGTGCCGCGCTGGGCCGGCCGCAGGGGCTGGATCCAGCTCGGGACGGTCGCGGTGGTCGGGACCGCCGGCTGCTACCTGCTCTTTCGCGAGCTGGGCTCGTACGGCCCGCTCGCCGACGCGTGGATCTTCACCGGCAGCCTGCTCGCCACCTACGGCATGGCGCGCGGCTGGACCGAGTTCTGGCTGATCTGGATCGCGGTCGACGCCGTCGGCGTCCCCCTCCTCCTGCAGGCCGGGTACTACCCGTCGGCGGTGCTCTACCTCGTGTACGCGGGCGTCGTCCTCTACGGCTTCACGGTCTGGCTACGGGCCCAGCGCACCGAGGCTCCGCAGCGCGTGACGGCCGCCGCCGGCTCCGGCGTCTAGGCTGGGTGCGTGAAAACGTTTGACTCCCTGTTCGCCGAGCTGACCGCCAAGGCCGCCGCTCGCCCCGCCGGATCCGGCACCGTCGCCGAGCTGGACGGCGGCGTGCACGCCATCGGCAAGAAGGTCGTCGAGGAGGCGGCCGAGGTCTGGATCGCCGCGGAGTACGAGGGCGGGGCCCGCACCGCGGAGGAGATCTCGCAGCTGCTCTACCACCTGCAGGTCATGATGATCGCGTGCGACCTCACGCTCGAGGACGTCTACGCGCATCTGTGACCGCGCGGGGCCGCGGCCCGGTTCGACCAGCGCGTCGCACGCCCCAGCCCGTCGCTCGGCCCCTCGTCTCGCACACCCAGCCCGCCACCCCTGAGTTCTTCCGTGAGGATCCCGTGTTCCGCATCGCCGTCCCGAACAAGGGCTCGCTGTCCGAGCCCGCCGCGACCATGCTCAAGAAGGCCGGGTACCGCCAGCGGCGCGACCCGCGCGACCTGGTGCTGCAGGACCCGGCCAACGACGTCGAGTTCTTCTTCCTGCGCCCGCGCGACATCGCGGTCTACGTCGGCTCCGGCACGGTCGACGCCGGCATCACCGGCCGCGACCTGCTGCTCGACTCGGGCGCGCACGCCGTCGAGCACCTCCCGCTCGGCTTCGCCGGATCGACCTTCCGGTATGCCGGCCCCCAGGACCGCGTCACCGCGGTCGAGCAGATCCACGGCCTGCGGGTCGCGACGTCGTACCCCGTGCTCGTCACCGGGCACCTCGCGGCCCGCGGCGTGACGGCGACGGTCGTGCGGCTCGACGGCGCGGTCGAGTCCGCGGTCCAGCTCGGCATCGCCGACGTCGTCGCCGACGTCGTCTCGACCGGCACCACCCTGCGCGGCGCGGGCCTGGTCGTCTTCGGCGACCCGATCCTCGTGTCCGAGGCGGTGCTGATCCGCCCCGCCGACGCCGAGGCCGGCGTCGGCCTCGAGACGCTCACCCGCCGCCTGCAGGGCGTGCTCGTCGCCGACCAGTACGTGCTGATGGACTACGACGTGCCGACGGCGCAGGTCGAGCGCGCGATCGCGATCACGCCCGGGCTCGAGTCGCCGACCGTCTCGCCGCTGCACAAGCAGGACTGGTCCGCGGTGCGCGCGATGGTCCGCAGGGACCAGACGAACCAGGTGATGGACGATCTCTACGACATCGGCGCCCGCGCCATCCTCGTCACGTCGATCCACGCCTGCCGGCTCTAGGCCGTGGCCGGGCCCGCCGCGCCGCCACCGGTACCCGAACCTGGTTCGGCCGCCGGAGCGCGCGCGGCGGCGCTGGCCACCCTGTACGCGCCGTTCCGCCCCCGGCTCGCCCGCTGGGTGTCGCTCGTCCTCGCGGCGATCGTGGCGGTCGGCACGCCCGCGCTGGTGCTCACGATCGAGGGCACGTACGGATTCCTCGACCTCGCGGGTTTCGCGATAGTCGGCGGCGCGATCGTCTGGTTCTGCTGGCGGCAGGCGAGCGTGTGCGCCGTCGTGGATGAGCAGGGCATCGCCGTGCGCAACCTGCTGCTGTCCCGCCGGCTCGACTGGGCCGAGATCGTGTCGGTCCGGTTCGGCGCGGGCCGGCCGTGGGTCCAGCTCGACCTCGCGGACGGCGACACGCTCGCCGTGATGGGCGTCCAGCGGGCCGACGGCGCTCGCTCGGTGTCCGAGGCGAGCCGCCTCGCGACCCTGGTGGCGCTGCACACCCGCACGTCGCGCGACGACTGACCCGCCGCGCGACCAACGCGTAGGGAGTGCGCCGCCCGCTCAGGACAGCAGCCGGGCGGCGTGCACGCCCGCGGCCGCGGCCGCGAGGAACGCCGCCGGGTCCTGGGCCAGGCCGCGGCCCATCGTGGAGAGCCGGACGGGCGAGGCCGCCAGCGCCGCGAGCAGGTCCTCGCCGGCGTCGACCCGCACGAGGCGGTGCCGCCCGGTCGGCGCGACGAGCGCGAGTGCCTGCTGGTTGATGCGGGCACCCAGGGCGTCGAGCGAGCCGGCCTCGAGCGGCGGCACGCCGTCGGCGTCCGCGACGCCCTCGAAGGGGCCGGGCGGGAACACCGGTACGACGACGTCGGCCGGCGCGAGCGCGACGCGCCCGTACGCGGTGAGCGAGTGGTGGGAGATGCCGAGATGCCGCTCGCGCTCGTCCGCGCCCGAGACCCGCAGCGACGCGATCGGCCGACCCCCGAGCGTGCCGGCCGCGTTCACGGCCTCGCCCGCGGCGACGCCCGAGAAGCCCCAGCGCGTGCCCGTCCCCAGGTTTCCGGGCCCCTGCGCGACGACGACGAGGTCGGCGCCCACGACGAGCCGCGCCGCGAGCAGCGCCGTGTGCACGGTGACCGCTTCGAGGTCCCCGCCGAACGCCTGCCCGGCGGTCAGGCACGCCTCGATCCAGCCCGCCTCGCGCAGCCCGGCGACGGTCCGGGAAAACCACGCCGGCAGCGCACCGCCGTCCGACATCACGTAGGCGACCCGCGGCGCGGGCCGGCCGGCGAGCGCGGCGCCGTGCCGCGCGCCGGCGATGATCGCGGGCAGCGCGGAGTGCAGGTCGGCGATCACCACGGGCAGGCCGGCGAGGTCGTCGGCGTCGCGCAACAGCTCGTGGTGGGCGGACTCCTGCTCGTCGACGCCGAGCACGAGCGCCTGGAGCGGGGTGTAGCGGGCCTTGACCAGGTGCCCGGGTCCGGCCGCGGGATCCGGGGGCGGGGCGTCGGGCAGGGCCACGACGAGCGCGTACCCGCCGGTACCGAGGCCCCGGGCGAGCGCCGAGACGTTGAGCAGGACGCGGTCGCCGACCGCCGGGTCGCCCACCAGGCCCGGGTACGCGAGCGCGCGCACCTCGGTGCCGTCGGGCAGCACCGCCCCGTCCTGTGCGGCGGGCGCGAGGTCGGCGGGCGCGAGGTCGGCGGCCGCGACGTCGTCGGCCCCCGTGCCCCCAAGCCGGACCCGGATCTCCTGGGCACCCGACCAGGTCGAACCGCGCGAGACTACGACTCCGGTACGCCAGGTGATCACGACCTCACGGTATCGGCTGGCGCGAGCCGGGCGAGCCGCGCCCCGGCGATCGTCTAGCCTGGGCTCCGATGCCCGCACAGACCCATCCCGCCGAGCGCCTGCTCAACCTCGTGATCGCCCTGGTCAACACGGCCGGCCGCCTCACGAAGGAGCAGATCCGCACCACCGTCGCGGGGTACGCCGACGCAACCTCCGGCGACGCCTTCGAGCGGATGTTCGAGCGGGACAAGGACGCGCTGCGCGAGCTGGGCATCCCCATCCTGACCGTCGTGGGCAGCGGCCACAGCGACGACGTCGGGTACCGCGTGGACCAGGAGGCGTACGCGCTGCCGGCGATCGACCTGACGGCGGCCGAGCTCGGCGTGCTCTCGCTCGCGGCCGAGTTCTGGCAGGACAAGTCGCTGCGCACCGACGCCCGCCGCGCGCTGTCGAAGCTTCGCGCCGTCGGGGTCGCGCCGAGCGGTGCCGACCTGGTCGCGGGCCTCGCCCCGCGGGTGCGCGCCGCGGGGGAGTCGTTCGGGCCGCTGTTGGACGCCGTCCAGGCCCGCCAGCCGGTGTCGTTCACCTATCGCGCCGCGAGCACCGGCGACGTCCGGGACCGCGTCGTCGAGCCGTGGCGGCTGCTCGCCCGGCGCGGCGGCTGGTACGTGATCGGACGCGACCAGGGCCGGGACGCGCCGCGCTCGTTCCGGCTGAGCCGCATCGAGGGCCGCGTGCAGGCGGTCGGCGCGCCGGGCTCCTACGAGATCCCCGCCGACCTCGACGCCGCCGCGATCCTCGAGGCGCGCTCGAGCGAGCGCCCGCGCGTCGCGACCCTCGCGCTGCGCCCCGAGCGGGCCAGCGCGCTGCGCTCGCGCGCGGCAGACCCGGCGAGCCCGGTGGACCTGGCCGAGCCCGACCTGACGACCGACCCCGACATCGTCCCGCTGCTCGCGCACCGGGACCTCGTCCGCGTGCCCTTCGCGGGGGTCTCCGACCTCGCGGACGAGATCGCGGGCTACGCCGACGCCGTCGTCGTCCTCGCGCCCGCGGACCTGCGGGCCGCGGTGCTGCGCCGGCTGCGCGCCGCGGCGACCCTCGACACGCTCGACCAGGCCGACACGCTCGACCAGGTCGACACGCTCGACCAGGTCGACGCGGGCGACGCGCCCGGACCCCAGGAGGAACCCCGTGGCTGAACGGGCGAGCGACCGGCTGCTGCGCATGCTCGGCATGATCACCTACCTCGACCGGCAGGCGGGCGTGACCGTCGAGCAGCTCGCCACCCAGTTCGGGGTGCCGACCCGGCAGGTGATCGAGGACATCGACACGCTCTGGGTGACCGGCACCCCCGGGTACTGGCCGCACGACCTCATCGACTTCGACGCCGCCTCGTACGACCAGGGCGTCGTCCGCCTCGTCGAGTCCCGCGGCATGACCCGCCCGCTGCGGCTCGGCACGCGGGAGGCGGTCGCGCTGATCGCCGCGCTGCGTGCCATGCGCGCGGCGCTGGCGACCGGGCTGGACCGGGGCCGCACCGCGGTGCTGACGTCGGCGCTCGAGAAGCTCACCGCGGCGACGGGCGAGGCGGCGGCCGCCGTCGACGTCCGGCTGGCGGTCGAGGGCGCCCCCGAGGTCGTCGACGCCCTTCGCGAGGCCCTCGAGCGCGGCCGCCGGCTACGGCTGCGCTACGTCACCGCGGCGGACGTCACGAGCGAGCGCGAGGTCGACCCGATCCGCCTGCTCACCGAGGACGAGCACTCCTACCTGCTGGCCTGGTGCTACCGCGCCGAGGACGAGCGGCTCTTCCGGGTGGACCGCGTGCTGGCGGCCGAGGTGCTCGACACGCCCGCCGCCGCCCATGCCGTCCGCCCCCGCACTCCTGCCTTCGCCCCCGGCCCCGACGGCGAGCTCGTGACCCTCGAGCTGGGCAGCCGGGCCCGGTGGATCGCCGAGCAGGTGCCCGTCGAGAGCGTCGAGAACCTGCCGGGTGGCGGGTTCCGGATCGGCCTGCGCATCGCGGACCCGGCCTGGCTGCGGCACCTGCTGCTGCAGACCGCCGCCGAGGTGCGCGCCGTCGCACCCGCACGCGTCGCGGCCGAGGCGGCGGACGCCGCCCGCGCCGCGCTGGCGGCCTACGGCCCGCTGGCCGACCGCTGACCTGGCCGGCCCGGTAGCCTGCCGTCATGCTCTGGTTCACGATCTGGACGTTGCTCGTGCTCGGCACGCTCGCGGGCGGGTTCTTCCTCGGCCGCGACCTGTGGCGCAAGGGCAAGGCGCTGCTCGCCGAGCTCGGCCGGGCGGGCGAGCTCGCGGAGGCGCTCAGCGCGCGCGCCGACGAGCTCGCGGAGCTGGCACAGACGCCCGCGCCGGGTCACGACCTGTTCGCGGACCGCTCGGGTCCGCTCGAGCGGCTCGCGGTCCTGCGGACCGAGCGCGCGGGGCGGCGCGAGGTCCGCCGCCTGCGCAACGACCGCATCGTCCGGGGCTGGCGGGCGTACACGCGCTGACCAGTCCGTTCACCCCGGGTGCCGAGCGCGCGGGGGCTCCGGGGTTAGTCTTTTGCAAGACATCACGTGCACGAGAGTAAGGATGGGTCGTCATGCCGAACCTCAAACCGGGCGAGATCGCGCTGATCCTGCTCATCGTGCTGCTGCTGTTCGGCGCGAAGCGCCTGCCGGATCTCGCGCGCAGCGTCGGGAAGTCGCTCAAGATCCTCAAGACCGAGGTCAAGGACCTGGGCGACGACGACGCGCCCGTCGCCCCCAGCGCACCGGCGAATGCCGCACCGCCGGTCGCGACGACGCCGGTCGCGCCAGTCGTGCCGACCGTTGTCGCCCCGCCGGTCGTCACCCCGCCGGTCGTCATCCCCGAGCCGTACAGCAGCGCGCCGGCGAGCCGCACCCCGTCCGGCGACGACGCCGACCGCAAGCAGGTCTAGCCGCACGTGATCGCACGTCCCACCCGGCGACGCAGCACCGATGCCGGGCGCATGCCGCTGCGTGCTCACCTGATCGAGCTGCGCAAGCGCGTCATCCTCGCCTCGATCGGCCTGCTCGTCGGCGCGGTGGCCGGCTGGGTGGTGTACCCGACGGTCTTCGCGATCCTGCAGGCGCCGGTGGTCGAGCTCAACGAGGCGCGCGGCCAGCTGATCGCGTTGAACTTCAGCGGGGTCGTCTCCGCGTTCGACATGCAGCTCAAGGTCTCCCTGTTCGTCGGGGTGCTCGCCTCGAGCCCGTGGTGGCTGTACCAGCTGTGGGCGTTCATCACGCCCGGGCTCACCCGGCGCGAGCGGTTGATCAGCGTGGGGTTCCTCAGCGCCGCCGTCCCGCTCTTCCTGACGGGCGCGGGGCTCGCGTGGTGGCTGCTGCCGAAGGCGGTCGGGCTGCTCACGGGCTTCACCCCGGCGGACTCGACGAACCTCATCTCGGCGCAGGAGTACCTCACCTTCGTGATGCGCATGGTCCTCGCGTTCGGCGCGGGCTTCCTCGTGCCCGTGATCATGGTCGCGCTGACGATGGTCGGGCTCGTCGCGGGCCGCACCTGGCTCGCGGGGTGGCGGGTCGCGGTGCTGCTCGCGTTCGTGTTCGGCGCCGTCGCGACGCCCACCGGCGACGCGATCTCGATGCTGGTGCTCGCCGTGCCGATCACGGCCCTGTACTTCGCCGCCGTCGCGATCGGCATCGGGCACGACCGGCGCGCCGCCAAGCGCGCGGCCGCCGAGGAGCTGGCCGAGGCCGCGGCCGACGGGCCCGACCCTGCCGTCGAGGACCCCGCCGTCGAGCCGGGGGACGCCGCCGTCGAGCCGGGGGACGCCGCCGGGCACATCCCCGACGCCGACGGACCCCGGTGAGCCACCTCGGGGTCGTGATCAACCCGACCGCGGGCCGGGGCCGGGGATCAGACGTGGGCGCGCAGGCCCTCGCGGTGCTGCGCCGGCGCGGCCACACCGTCGAGGACCTCTCGGCGCCGAGCCTCACCGAGGCGACCGCGCGGGCCCGGCACGCGGCCGTCGCAGGGCTCGACGCGATCGTCGTCGTCGGCGGCGACGGCATGACCCACCTCGGGGTCAACGTCGTCGCCGACACGGACCTGCCGCTCGGCATCGTGCCCGGCGGGACGGGCAACGACATCGCGCGGTCGCTCGGTCTGCCGCACGGCGACGTCGCCGCGGCCGTCGCGGCGATCGAACACGGCCTCGCGCACGGGCCGCGGCGGATCGACGCCGTCAGCGCGGGTCCGCCCGAGCACAGCGCGCGCGAGTGGTTCGTCGGCGTCCTGTCCTGCGGCTTCGACGCCGCGGTCAACGCCCGCGCCAACTCGATGACCTGGCCCGGCGGCAGCGCGCGCTACGTCCGGGCGATCGCCGCCGAGCTCGGACGGTTCGCCCCGTACGGCTACCGGCTGACGCTCGACGACGCCGTGTGGGAGTCCGCGGGCACGCTCGTGGCCGTCGCGAACTCGCCGGTCTTCGGGGGCGGCGTGCGGATCGCGCCCGACGCGCTGATGGACGACGGGCTGCTCGACGTCGTCGTCGCGGGGCCGTTCACCAAGCCGGGGATCGTCGGCATCTTCCCGGGCATGTACCGGGGCCGGCACCTGCGCCACCCGGCCGTGCAGGTGTTCCGCTCCACCACCGTGCTGATCGAACCGATCCTGGCGCTGGGCGCGCACCCGCCGGCGGCGTTCGCCGACGGCGAGCGCCTGGGCCCCCTCCCGCTGCGCGCCACTCTCCACCCGGCCGCCCTCTCGGTCCTCACGTAGCCCTCGCCCGCGCGCTACGCGACCCGCTTTTCAGGGGATTCGGTGCGCCCGGCGGACAGATTCCCCTGAAAACCGGGTCGCTGCGGGGGAGGGGGGCTGCGGTGCTTAGGGTTGGGGGGTGGCTGGTGATGCGCGTGTGCCCTCGTTCGAGCGGTTCTCCCTGGCGCGGGCGGTTCCACCGTCGGCGGACGGCGCGGCGCTCGCCGCGTTCCGCGAGCTGATCGGCTTCGAGCTCGACGACTTCCAGGTGGCGGGGTGCGCCGCGCTCGAGGCCGGCCGCGGCGTGCTTGTGGCGGCGCCGACGGGCGCCGGCAAGACGGTCGTCGGCGAGTTCGCCATCCAGCTCGCCCTCGCGGGGGGCCGCAAGGCGTTCTACACGACCCCGATCAAGGCGCTCTCGAACCAGAAGTTCGGCGACCTCGTGCGCCGCTACGGGCCAGAGAGCGTCGGGCTGCTCACGGGCGACACCTCGGTCAACGGCGACGCGCCGGTCGTCGTCATGACGACCGAGGTGCTGCGCAACATGCTCTACGCCGGGTCGTCGGCGCTCGACGGCCTCGGCTACGTCGTCATGGACGAGGTGCACTACCTCGCGGACCGCATGCGCGGCCCCGTCTGGGAAGAGGTGATCATCCACCTCGCGCCCGACGTGCAGCTCGTCTCCCTGTCCGCGACCGTCTCCAACGCGGAGGAGTTCGGCGACTGGCTCGAGA harbors:
- the pnuC gene encoding nicotinamide riboside transporter PnuC gives rise to the protein MGVLGWLFDAQVSIAGHPILWREIIGNLFGLASAVGGLRRQIWAWPVGIVGNALLFTVFLGGVFNTPQATDLYGQAGRQVFFIAVAVYGWVRWSSTRRASGGEGPAVVPRWAGRRGWIQLGTVAVVGTAGCYLLFRELGSYGPLADAWIFTGSLLATYGMARGWTEFWLIWIAVDAVGVPLLLQAGYYPSAVLYLVYAGVVLYGFTVWLRAQRTEAPQRVTAAAGSGV
- the ribD gene encoding bifunctional diaminohydroxyphosphoribosylaminopyrimidine deaminase/5-amino-6-(5-phosphoribosylamino)uracil reductase RibD → MDLALDLARRGPAHGPNPQVGCVLLAAPSLTDPPAADPSAAGDLAGRVLAQGWHRGAGTPHAEAAALAAARVAGVDVRDATAVVTLEPCNHTGRTGPCAKALLDAGIARVVIAVADPNRVAAGGADVLRAAGVDVEVGVREAAGRELLRTWLAAVERERPFVTLKLATSLDGRIAARDGSSRWITSDVARQHAHDLRAQVDAIAVGTGTALTDDPTLTARNAAGELTGHQPLRVVVGDRELPATARLRGPGGELVHLRTHDVGKVLAELHRREVRHLLVEGGPTLAAAFLRAGVVDEIHAYVAPVLLGAGAAAVADLGIDSIGGALRFVARDPVPLGPDVLIVATPTPRTQKET
- the ribB gene encoding 3,4-dihydroxy-2-butanone-4-phosphate synthase, whose protein sequence is MSRPAAAALPTPRDPAADAPRPAGADGEIRLGTIEQALDALREGRPVLVADSPDRENEADVVLAAGSATPEWIAWTIRHSSGYLCAPMTSERADALELPLMVPHSQDPRRTAYTVTVDAARGVTTGISAHDRARTLRVLANPGSGAVDLIRPGHVLPLRAVPGGVLHRAGHTEAAVDLCRLAGLAPVGAISELVNDDGTMMRLGQAAHLAVRDELVLITIADLIAWRRAHGDVPATAAADDDGAPAMPRVHAGAIAALPTRHGTFRVHSYRDLRTGADHVALVSVQPWAGTPIVRVHSECLTGDAFSSLRCDCGPQLDASLERAAAEGGIVVYVRGHEGRGIGLASKIAAYELQDSGRDTVQANLDLGWPADRREYGAAAAILTDLGARRVRLLTNNPAKVLGLRAHGVEVTEMIGLEVGHTPQNAGYLHTKAAEMGHLLTHPAGGPAGATHLPVTPEEIPT
- a CDS encoding riboflavin synthase; the protein is MFTGIIEELGTVVALERASGPAGGRDADARITVRGPLVTSDAALGDSISVAGVCLTVAALGEGTFTSDVMPESLRRTSLGDLEPGAAVNLERAVRADGRLGGHVVSGHVDGVGRILSRAPGPRWDDVVVAMPPELAGYVAEKGSITISGVSLTVTTVGPDSFGVSLIPTTLAATTLGALRVGDPVNLEVDVMAKYVERLLTTAGVLR
- the ribH gene encoding 6,7-dimethyl-8-ribityllumazine synthase, whose translation is MSGTGAPDLQVDGSGLYVTIVAARWHTVVMDGLLAGARRALVAAGVTEIREVRVPGSFELPIAASRAAHHRADAIVALGVVIRGGTPHFEYVCQAATQGLSDVALRSGVPVGFGLLTCDDEAQAIDRAGLPGSHEDKGADAANAAIATVLALRGI
- the rpe gene encoding ribulose-phosphate 3-epimerase produces the protein MAALINPSILSADFANLERDLGAIANADYAHVDVMDNHFVPNLTLGLPLVERLAQVSPVPLDVHLMIEDPDRWAPGFAEAGAASVTFHAEAAQAPVRLARELRRLGARAGLALRPATPVEPFLDLLAEVDMLLVMTVEPGFGGQSFIDGTLPKIRRARAAIADAGLDVWVQVDGGVSRQTIERIADAGANVFVAGSAVYGADSPAAEIDALRALATSAQHVH
- a CDS encoding phosphoribosyl-ATP diphosphatase; this translates as MKTFDSLFAELTAKAAARPAGSGTVAELDGGVHAIGKKVVEEAAEVWIAAEYEGGARTAEEISQLLYHLQVMMIACDLTLEDVYAHL